Proteins encoded in a region of the Zunongwangia endophytica genome:
- a CDS encoding bestrophin family protein, with protein MLISNKVRISSVIEGSWTYFLIDFLTCSVTYALSEYFNIINIPIPALLPTILGTALAFFIGFNNNQAYDRWWEARKIWGGLVNDSRSWARQLLFLKKTTEEIQGEDRNFIEILVRRHIGFVYALNRGLRKSAETDYLNFLSDDDFEYLRHESNKANAVLNLQTRDLNEWYQKGKVDGFQFMQLNQMLINFCDHMGKSERIANTVFPTTYNYYTRVFVWIFIVCSTLVTAESIGVWSIVFGTLIGYVFLTIHKIGVSLLNPFEMLPTGIPLNLISRTIEINLLEMLRDKNIPKQVESVNEEYVL; from the coding sequence ATGTTAATATCCAATAAAGTTAGAATATCCAGTGTTATAGAGGGATCCTGGACTTATTTTTTAATTGATTTTCTAACCTGTAGTGTAACTTATGCGTTATCAGAATATTTTAATATTATTAATATTCCTATCCCGGCATTGCTGCCAACAATTTTAGGTACAGCACTTGCATTTTTTATTGGTTTCAACAATAATCAGGCTTACGATCGTTGGTGGGAAGCTAGAAAGATATGGGGCGGACTCGTAAATGATAGTAGAAGCTGGGCGAGACAATTATTATTTCTGAAAAAAACAACGGAAGAAATTCAAGGAGAAGACAGAAATTTCATTGAAATTTTAGTGCGCAGACATATCGGTTTTGTTTACGCTTTAAACAGAGGTCTGAGGAAATCTGCAGAAACCGATTATTTAAATTTCTTAAGTGATGATGATTTTGAATACCTAAGACATGAATCCAATAAAGCGAATGCAGTTTTAAATCTTCAGACAAGAGATTTAAACGAATGGTATCAAAAAGGAAAGGTTGATGGATTTCAGTTTATGCAATTAAACCAAATGCTTATCAATTTTTGTGATCATATGGGGAAATCTGAGCGTATCGCTAATACCGTTTTCCCAACTACTTATAATTACTACACGAGAGTTTTTGTCTGGATATTTATTGTGTGCTCAACCCTTGTTACTGCAGAAAGCATCGGAGTTTGGTCGATCGTTTTTGGAACCTTAATAGGATATGTATTTCTAACCATTCATAAAATAGGGGTTTCCCTTCTTAATCCTTTTGAAATGTTACCTACCGGAATTCCTTTAAACTTAATATCACGAACTATAGAAATAAATCTATTAGAAATGCTTAGAGATAAGAATATTCCAAAACAAGTGGAAAGTGTAAATGAAGAATATGTACTTTAA
- the hxlA gene encoding 3-hexulose-6-phosphate synthase encodes MTKLQVAIDLLNTEDAIALATKVAPYIDIIELGTPLIKSEGVRAITAMKEAFPDKMVFADFKTADAGGLEAEMAFKAGADYITILGSIDDATIIGAVEAATKYDRAVVVDTIGVKDRVQRAQEVSKLGVEFVELHAGLDEQAKPGYSIDVLVEEASRAGVPVSIAGGVNIDSIKKVKESGAVVAVAGGAIYGAEDPAAAAKALKEALN; translated from the coding sequence ATGACTAAATTACAAGTAGCAATCGACCTACTAAACACAGAAGATGCAATAGCTTTAGCTACAAAAGTAGCTCCTTATATCGATATTATTGAATTAGGAACACCACTTATTAAAAGTGAAGGTGTACGTGCAATTACTGCAATGAAAGAAGCATTTCCAGACAAAATGGTTTTTGCTGATTTTAAAACTGCAGATGCTGGTGGATTAGAAGCTGAAATGGCTTTTAAAGCAGGAGCAGATTATATCACTATCTTAGGATCTATTGATGATGCTACTATCATTGGTGCTGTTGAAGCTGCTACAAAATACGATAGAGCGGTAGTTGTTGATACTATTGGTGTTAAAGATCGTGTACAACGTGCGCAAGAAGTAAGCAAACTAGGTGTAGAATTTGTAGAATTACACGCAGGTTTAGATGAGCAAGCAAAACCAGGATACTCTATTGATGTTCTTGTAGAAGAAGCTTCTAGAGCTGGTGTGCCAGTATCTATCGCAGGTGGTGTTAACATCGATAGCATTAAAAAGGTTAAAGAATCTGGAGCAGTTGTTGCCGTAGCCGGTGGCGCTATTTATGGTGCTGAAGATCCAGCAGCAGCAGCTAAAGCATTGAAAGAAGCTTTAAACTAG
- a CDS encoding response regulator, translating to MKEFEKPIKILAVDDNPVNLFLVKTIINKIFDCAEVITAATGEEGVAIYRDSPIFDLILMDIQLPGIDGFEASRLIKKIEAKRPTRIVALSGNKLENMIEKGEMVGMDGYLSKPIKVEPSKNLFQKLLVEKI from the coding sequence ATGAAAGAGTTCGAGAAACCAATTAAAATTTTAGCGGTAGATGATAATCCGGTTAATCTGTTTTTAGTAAAGACGATTATCAATAAAATTTTTGATTGTGCTGAAGTTATAACTGCTGCTACCGGTGAAGAAGGCGTAGCGATTTATAGAGATTCACCAATTTTTGATCTTATTTTAATGGATATTCAGTTACCGGGAATTGATGGATTTGAAGCAAGTAGATTGATAAAAAAAATAGAAGCTAAGCGCCCTACGCGCATAGTAGCCCTAAGCGGTAATAAATTAGAGAATATGATAGAAAAAGGTGAAATGGTAGGTATGGATGGTTATCTTAGTAAACCTATTAAAGTTGAACCAAGTAAAAATCTATTTCAAAAACTCTTGGTAGAAAAAATTTAG
- a CDS encoding LLM class flavin-dependent oxidoreductase, whose product MNSKDIKYSILELAHVSKGNTYKQTLNNSLELAKLAEDAGYHRFWFAEHHNMEHVGSTATSILMGYIADNTSKIKVGSGGIMLPNHSPLVIAEQFGTLAQLYPGRIDLGLGRAPGTDPKTASAIRSDFMQAAQSFPNEIAKIERYFSSENKTSEVRAPIAESADVPLYILGSSTDSAHLAARKGLPYAFASHFATKHLQNALRIYREEFSASEVLEKPYCMAGVNVIIAETDEKADELFTTLIRMFLGILTGERDGLKPPTPMTSELKGVLNHPSVQQMLKYSFVGSKATVKKQVNEFLDETNVDELIAVSAMYDAEDRIKSVSTFAEIMQEINKESKKLEDQKVV is encoded by the coding sequence ATGAATAGTAAAGACATAAAATATTCGATACTTGAGCTTGCTCATGTGTCAAAAGGAAATACATACAAACAGACCTTAAATAATTCACTAGAATTAGCAAAATTAGCTGAAGATGCAGGTTATCATAGGTTTTGGTTTGCAGAACACCATAATATGGAGCACGTTGGGAGTACTGCGACTTCAATTCTTATGGGATATATAGCTGATAATACTTCTAAAATTAAAGTTGGTTCTGGAGGAATTATGCTACCAAACCATTCGCCATTAGTGATTGCTGAACAGTTTGGAACTTTAGCACAATTATATCCTGGCCGTATAGATCTTGGTTTAGGAAGAGCTCCCGGAACAGATCCTAAAACTGCGAGTGCAATACGATCTGATTTTATGCAGGCTGCACAATCTTTCCCAAACGAAATTGCTAAGATTGAACGTTATTTTTCGTCAGAGAATAAAACTTCAGAAGTTAGAGCTCCTATAGCTGAAAGTGCAGATGTGCCGCTTTATATTTTAGGTTCTAGTACTGATAGTGCGCACTTAGCTGCCAGAAAAGGTCTACCTTATGCTTTTGCCAGCCACTTTGCAACAAAACATTTACAAAATGCATTACGAATTTATAGAGAAGAATTTTCTGCTTCAGAAGTTTTAGAGAAGCCTTACTGTATGGCAGGTGTAAATGTAATAATTGCTGAAACCGATGAAAAAGCAGATGAATTATTTACAACATTAATACGAATGTTTCTGGGGATTTTAACCGGAGAAAGAGATGGCTTGAAACCGCCAACTCCTATGACATCTGAATTGAAAGGCGTTTTAAATCATCCATCAGTTCAGCAAATGCTTAAATATTCTTTCGTAGGAAGCAAAGCAACTGTAAAGAAACAAGTGAATGAATTTTTGGATGAAACTAATGTAGATGAATTAATAGCAGTTTCTGCGATGTATGATGCTGAAGATCGAATAAAATCAGTTAGTACATTTGCTGAAATAATGCAGGAAATCAATAAAGAATCCAAGAAACTTGAAGATCAAAAAGTGGTGTAA